From Candidatus Dormiibacterota bacterium, a single genomic window includes:
- the rplW gene encoding 50S ribosomal protein L23 has protein sequence MEAQDVILSPRITEKAMSKALETQYTFTVRPDATKTQIRQAVEQIFKVNVVRVNTVNVRGKARTFARGRVRTSGRRSDYKKAVVTLKSGQKIELGGVNYFEQ, from the coding sequence ATGGAGGCACAGGACGTGATTCTTTCGCCGCGCATCACCGAGAAGGCGATGTCGAAGGCCTTGGAGACCCAGTACACGTTCACGGTTCGCCCCGATGCGACGAAGACGCAGATTCGGCAGGCTGTGGAGCAAATCTTCAAGGTTAACGTCGTGCGAGTGAATACCGTCAACGTTCGCGGCAAGGCCCGCACGTTCGCTCGAGGCCGCGTTCGCACGAGTGGCCGGCGAAGCGATTACAAAAAAGCTGTGGTTACGCTCAAGAGCGGTCAGAAGATCGAGCTGGGTGGCGTCAATTACTTCGAGCAATAG